From Etheostoma spectabile isolate EspeVRDwgs_2016 chromosome 19, UIUC_Espe_1.0, whole genome shotgun sequence, the proteins below share one genomic window:
- the LOC116707138 gene encoding uncharacterized protein LOC116707138: protein MFRGVCLGFFDMALVFPLLCSVTGLHLMDRPRDPEDGQERNKAILEMLHINKVSASHQAKPHPYMRGIYHRLGSLEAQDFGSSDGTLVQSFRSVVGPPGWIWFNVSSLSPSMLGAELVLFRKTLHPRPISVTVTLHSVTASQGALKERPALEERLLTLDQRSSSGYDVFDVSAILSGKPLEVVGFQLRYTDESGSLVLHEALTQTLYCLNRGSLREPLLVLYQSHHLHI from the exons ATGTTCCGAGGAGTCTGTTTGGGATTTTTTGACATGGCGCTGGTCTTCCCCCTGCTGTGCTCAGTCACAGGCTTGCACCTGATGGATCGCCCCAGAGATCCAGAGGATGGCCAGGAGCGCAACAAAGCCATTTTGGAAATGCTTCATATCAATAAAGTGTCCGCGAGCCATCAGGCTAAGCCACATCCGTACATGAGGGGGATCTATCACCGTTTGGGCTCACTGGAGGCCCAAGACTTTGGGAGCTCAGATGGAACGCTGGTGCAGAGTTTTCGTAGTGTTGTTG GTCCTCCAGGATGGATCTGGTTCAACGTCAGCAGCCTGAGCCCCTCCATGCTGGGTGCCGAGCTGGTTCTGTTCAGGAAAACCCTCCACCCCCGTCCCATCAGTGTGACTGTCACCCTGCACAGTGTCACAGCTTCACAGGGCGCTCTGAAGGAAAGGCCTGCCCTCGAGGAGAGACTGCTGACCCTGGACCAGCGCTCCTCATCTGGATacgatgtgtttgatgtgtcaGCCATTTTGTCTGGGAAGCCTCTGGAGGTGGTGGGCTTTCAGCTGCGCTACACAGACGAGAGTGGGAGTCTGGTCCTTCACGAAGCCCTGACACAGACTCTTTACTGTCTGAACCGAGGCTCCCTGAGAGAACCCTTACTGGTGCTTTACCAGTCACATCATCTCCACATCTAA